The nucleotide sequence AACGGCGCCGACGTCGCCGCGTCGTCCGCAGCCATCGCGCTGATGCCGAGGGGATCGACGGTGGAAACCAACATGGGTCTGATCACCCACCTCGTCACCGACTACCGGGTCTACTGGTACGGAAGCGTCGGGGCGGTGGTCCCCGAGTACGTCCTGATCGACGACCACACCGCGCACGATGCGGCCGGAGTCGTCGACTACGCCCAGCAGCAGCACCCGGGGCACACCTACCAGCTGATCTACGACACCGACGGCTACCACCTGGCGCACCGCACCAGCTGAGCCGGTGCCGGCCGCCGCTTCCGGCAGGCGGTTCCGGCCGCCCGGCTGTGATCAGGACAGGCTGTGATCAGGACAGGGTGCTCTCCAGTCGCCGGGACAGCAGCGAGACGAACGACGCGGGTTCAGCCAGCTCCCCGCCCTCGGCCAGGAGCGCCATGCCGTAGAGCAGGCGTGCGGTGTCGGCCAGCGCCTGGTCGTCCGGTCGCGCCTCCTGAGCAGTCCGCAGACCGGTGACCAACCCGTGGTGGGCGTTCAACTCCAGGATCCGCTTCACCTTCGGCACCTGCTGCCCCATCGCCCGGTACATCTTCTCCAGCGTCGGGGTCAGGTCGCCGGGATCACCGACCAGGCAGGCTGCGGAACTCGTCAGCCGGTGCGAGAGCCGAACCTCCTTGACGTCGTCGGACAACGTCGTCGTCATCCACGCCAGCAGTGAGTCGAAGCCCTTCCTGGTGTCCTCGTCCACGTCGTCGCCGCCCAGGTCCACCTCTCCCCGGGCGATCGAGACGAACGATTTCTCCTCGAAGGACGGCACCGAGTCGACCCAGACCTCGTCGACCGGGTCGGTCAGCAGCAGGACCTCGTAGCCCTTGGCGCGGAACGCCTCCATGTGCGGGGAGTTCTCCAGCGCGGACCTGGACTCGCCCGTCATGTAGTAGATCGCGTCCTGCCCCTCCGGCATCCGCTCGAGGTACTCGTGCAGGGTCGTCGGTCTCGCCGCACCGTCACGGGAGTCACCGGGGCCACCGGATTCGCCGGCGTCCCCGGAACCAGCGGTGTCGGAATGGGTGGTCGCGAACGAGCACACCTCGAGGATCGACTGCTGGTTGTCGTGATCGGAGATCAGGCCCTCCTTGAGCGCCCGGCCGACCTCCGACCACAGCGTCGCGTACTTCTCCGGCTCGTCCGCCAGCATCGACTTGATCGTCGACAGCACCTTGCGCACCAGGCGCTTGCGGATCAGCTGGATCTGCCGATCCTGCTGCAGGATCTCGCGGGACAGGTTGAGCGACAGGTCGTTCGCGTCGACCACGCCCTTGACGAAGCGCAGGTACTCAGGGATCAGGGCTTCGCAGTCGTCCATGATGAACACCCGCTTGACGTACAGCTGCACCCCGCGCTTGCTGTCCCGCATGAACAGGTCCATCGGCGCCTGGCTGGGGAGGAACAGGAGTGCCTGGTACTCGAAGGTGCCCTCGGCCGACAGCCGGATGGTCTCCAGCGGCTCGCGCCAGTCGTGGCTCACGTGGCGGTAGAACTCGGCGTACTCCTCGTCGGACACCTCGTCCTGGGATCGGGACCACAGCGCCTTGCCGGAGTTCACCACCTGCGGTTCGGGCGGCGTCGCCCCGTCCTTCGCGTCGCCGTCCCTGACGTCCGCGGCCATCCGGATCGGCCAGGTGATGAAGTCGGAGTAGCGCTTGACGATGCTGCGCACCGTTGCCGGTCTCGCGAAGTCCTGCAGGGCGTTCTCGGTGTCCTCGGGCTTGAGGTGCAGGGTGACCGCCGTGCCCTGAGGCGCGTCCGGGAATTCGGACACGGTGTAGGTGCCCTCCCCGGTGGATTCCCACCGGACCCCGCTGTGGGCGCCGGCCTTGCGGGTCACCAGCACGACCCGGTCGGCGACCATGAAGCTGGAGTAGAAGCCGACGCCGAACTGTCCGATCAGCTCGGCGTTCTGCTGTTCCGAACCGCCGGATTCCCTGGCCTCGCGCAGCTTGCCCAGCATCTCGGCGGTACCGGACTTGGCGATCGTGCCGATCAGGTCGACCACCTCGGCGCGGGTCATGCCGATGCCGTTGTCCCGGACGGTCAACGAGCGACCCTCCGGTTCGATCTCGAGATCGATGTGCAGGTCAGAGGTGTCGACCTCAAGGTCCTTGTCCTGGTAGGCCGCCAGCCGCAGCTTGTCCAGAGCGTCGGAGGCATTGGAGATGAGCTCGCGCAGGAAGAGATCTTTCGACGAATAGATGGAATGGATCATCAGTTGCAGCAGCTGTCGCGCCTCTGCCTGGAACTCGATCGTCTCGTCCTGGATCGCCTCGGTGCTCATCAAGCGTCACTACCTCTCAGTCCTGCCGGGATGCATGCAACGGCGACGATAGTCGTGTCCGGCGAAATCCTTCGGGTCCACCCTGCCTCTGGGGCCGGCAGCACTCCGCTCCGTCACCGGACCGCGGAGGAGATCGACAACACAGGCGGCAAGATCTCGTCACTGAGGGTAGTATATTTTCACAACGGGGAACCCCGGGCGACATTTTCAGTGCATATGGGAGTCTTGTGACCATTCATGCGGTCCGAACGGGTCTAACGCCTAGTAAGGGCGACCGCCAACCAGGTGAGGCTCTCGTTTACCCAGAGTCACTGGATGCCTCGCGCGAAACCCGGACGGGCGGGAATTGTCCGACGATCACGGCGATGATCACTCTCCGCCACACCCCGCCGTCCTCCGTCGTGGCCGCGCGGATCCAACGTCATGTCGGTCTGGTGGGCGTCCTGGTGGCCGAGCGCCTCCGCACCGTCCCCCGTCACGTCATTCGGGACGACCTGATGTCGGCCGGGATGACGGCCCTGGTCCTGAGCGCCCGGGCCTACGACCCCACTCGCGGCGTGCCGTTCCCGCTCTTCGCCTCGTTCCGGATCCGGGGCGCCCTGCTCGACGAACTCCGGGCGATGGACTGGGCCTCGAGGGCGGTCCGCAGCCGGGCCCGCGACATCGAGACGGCCAGGGCCGAGCTGATGGCCACGCTCGGCCGGGCGCCGCGCAACGACGAGGTCGCCGCAGCGATGGGGATCAGCAGCCGGGAGCTGGACCGGGTGCACTCGGATCTGGCCCGGGGCACCGTGCTGAGCCTGCACACGTTCGCCACCGATTCCCTGCCGGTGAACCCGGTGGACACCGACGGCCGCGCCAACTGCCCGGAAGCCCTCATCCTGCACCGCGAGCAGATCGGATACCTGCACGACGCCATCGCAGCGCTGCCCGAACGCCTGCGGTTCGTCGTCTTCGCGTACTACTTCGAGCAGAGGCAGATGAGCGACATCGCCGCCCGACTGGCCGTCACGCAGTCACGCGTCTCGCAGATGTGCACGGAGGCCACCGCTCTGCTGCGGGACGGGATGAACTCCCAGCTCGACCCGGAATCGATGCCTGCGCTGCCCAACACCGGACGCGCCGCGGCTTCCCGTCGCGCCTACTACCAGGCCATGGCTGCCCGCAATACGGTGGTCGGCCGGCTGGCCATGTCCCACTCCCACGGCGAGGTACGACACGGGGTCTACGCCGAACATGCGGAACTGTCCCAGCGGGTCCGGGCCGGCTGAGGCCGCCGCCCGACCGACACCCCGACCCGTCTCGACACCGCCGCGCGACCGACACCCCGCCCGACCGACACCCGGGCCATCAGTGCTCGCGGATGTTCTTCAGGGTCGACGTGAGCACGTTCGGCACGGCGTTCCACTTCTGATCCGTTGTCCCCGCGCAGGTTTCGACGTCGATCGTCGACCAGGCCGGGATCTCGGCGTTGGGTGCGGACAGTCCCAGGCACATCGTGCCGTTGACGACGGTGTACTTCGTCGAGTAGTTGAGCGAGCTGGACCCTCCGTAGACGGTCCACGACTGCAGGGCACCACCGGTGCAGGACTGGACGGTCACGTAGCCGTTGAGGGACCCCGGGCTGGTCAGGCAGTAGCGCTGCCCGTTGGCCGTGTCGTTGGTGTAGATCGGGCCGGTCACGCTGGCCTGATCGGGCGGTATCGGCAGCGCCGTGAACAACTGGTTCCACTTCACCGCCCCGGGGTACGGATTCTGCTTGCAGGGGTAGTCGATCAGGAAGCTGTGGTTGGGGTCCTGGTTGGTCACGTCCAGGCAACGTCCGAACTCGTTGTAGTTCACCCACTGGGGCAGGGCGGCCGCGCCGGGTCCGACAGACGGGGAGGGGATCCAGTTGGCCGCCCCGGAGCAGCTGCTCAGGACGACCGCCTGACCGGCGGACTGCACGGCGGTGTTCATGCACAGGTCGGGCAGGACGCCGAGGCCGGTCGTCGCCGAGGTCGGCAGCGCGGCCTGGTACTGGCCGTTGTCGTTGTAGCTCCACTGCTGCGTGTACGGCACCACCGGCTGGGTCAACAACGGCGAACACTGGCTCAGCACGACCGCGTCGCCGGTCAGGGCCGGCAGGTGGGCCGAGTTCAGGCACAGGCCGGCCGGGTTGGCCGCGGTGATCGAGGACACCAGCTGGAGGCTGAGGTTCGTGCGGTAGGCGAAGACCTGTTGAGCCGCCGGCGGGCTGCTGGAACTGCACGGCTGGAGCGTCACCGCGGTACCGGCCGGGGCGCCCGCTGATCCGGCGTCCATACAGAGCGAGCCCGACCCGGCGATCTGCACGACGCCGCCGAGGATGTTCACGTTGCTGGTCCGGAACGTGTAGGTCGCGGTGATCGTGCGTCCGGCGGTCGATCCGTTCGTGGCGGTGCCGACGGTCCCGGTCGAGCTGAACCGCGCGAAGGCGGGAGTCGTCGTCCCCGTGCCGGGATCGAAGGTGCCGTAACCGTTCACGCACTTCATCGTGTTGCTGGAGGGATACGGCTCGTTCACCGGGTCGAAGGTGAAGTATTCGACGACGACCGAATAGGCAGCCGGCCCGTTGCTGTTGACGACCCCGGACACCGGTCCGCACGGGAGCTTGCTGCTGTCGCCGATGACGGCGGTGCCTGCGCCGGTGACACTGCCACGGATCGTACCGACGGTCACGTCGATCCCGGCCTGCGCGGCATCGAGGGCCTGGACCCGGGTGCTGTCGAACCGGGTGGTGCGGTCCTGGGTGATGATCATCGGGACCAGCAGGGCACTGAGCATCAGCCCGACCAGCATCACCATCAGCAGGATCGCCATCGAGCCCCGCTCGTCGTCGGCCCCGTCGAACGGGTGCGACCGGACCGGCCTGCGCAACCTCGTCATGGCCGGCCCTGCTGCTGGCAGATCGGGGTGGTCGGCGCCGGCATCATGCTGTTCAACGCGGTGAAGGTGA is from Nakamurella sp. PAMC28650 and encodes:
- the htpG gene encoding molecular chaperone HtpG, which produces MSTEAIQDETIEFQAEARQLLQLMIHSIYSSKDLFLRELISNASDALDKLRLAAYQDKDLEVDTSDLHIDLEIEPEGRSLTVRDNGIGMTRAEVVDLIGTIAKSGTAEMLGKLREARESGGSEQQNAELIGQFGVGFYSSFMVADRVVLVTRKAGAHSGVRWESTGEGTYTVSEFPDAPQGTAVTLHLKPEDTENALQDFARPATVRSIVKRYSDFITWPIRMAADVRDGDAKDGATPPEPQVVNSGKALWSRSQDEVSDEEYAEFYRHVSHDWREPLETIRLSAEGTFEYQALLFLPSQAPMDLFMRDSKRGVQLYVKRVFIMDDCEALIPEYLRFVKGVVDANDLSLNLSREILQQDRQIQLIRKRLVRKVLSTIKSMLADEPEKYATLWSEVGRALKEGLISDHDNQQSILEVCSFATTHSDTAGSGDAGESGGPGDSRDGAARPTTLHEYLERMPEGQDAIYYMTGESRSALENSPHMEAFRAKGYEVLLLTDPVDEVWVDSVPSFEEKSFVSIARGEVDLGGDDVDEDTRKGFDSLLAWMTTTLSDDVKEVRLSHRLTSSAACLVGDPGDLTPTLEKMYRAMGQQVPKVKRILELNAHHGLVTGLRTAQEARPDDQALADTARLLYGMALLAEGGELAEPASFVSLLSRRLESTLS
- a CDS encoding sigma-70 family RNA polymerase sigma factor; its protein translation is MITLRHTPPSSVVAARIQRHVGLVGVLVAERLRTVPRHVIRDDLMSAGMTALVLSARAYDPTRGVPFPLFASFRIRGALLDELRAMDWASRAVRSRARDIETARAELMATLGRAPRNDEVAAAMGISSRELDRVHSDLARGTVLSLHTFATDSLPVNPVDTDGRANCPEALILHREQIGYLHDAIAALPERLRFVVFAYYFEQRQMSDIAARLAVTQSRVSQMCTEATALLRDGMNSQLDPESMPALPNTGRAAASRRAYYQAMAARNTVVGRLAMSHSHGEVRHGVYAEHAELSQRVRAG
- a CDS encoding ricin-type beta-trefoil lectin domain protein: MTRLRRPVRSHPFDGADDERGSMAILLMVMLVGLMLSALLVPMIITQDRTTRFDSTRVQALDAAQAGIDVTVGTIRGSVTGAGTAVIGDSSKLPCGPVSGVVNSNGPAAYSVVVEYFTFDPVNEPYPSSNTMKCVNGYGTFDPGTGTTTPAFARFSSTGTVGTATNGSTAGRTITATYTFRTSNVNILGGVVQIAGSGSLCMDAGSAGAPAGTAVTLQPCSSSSPPAAQQVFAYRTNLSLQLVSSITAANPAGLCLNSAHLPALTGDAVVLSQCSPLLTQPVVPYTQQWSYNDNGQYQAALPTSATTGLGVLPDLCMNTAVQSAGQAVVLSSCSGAANWIPSPSVGPGAAALPQWVNYNEFGRCLDVTNQDPNHSFLIDYPCKQNPYPGAVKWNQLFTALPIPPDQASVTGPIYTNDTANGQRYCLTSPGSLNGYVTVQSCTGGALQSWTVYGGSSSLNYSTKYTVVNGTMCLGLSAPNAEIPAWSTIDVETCAGTTDQKWNAVPNVLTSTLKNIREH